Proteins from a genomic interval of Mycolicibacterium grossiae:
- a CDS encoding acyl-CoA dehydrogenase family protein: MRRDLFTNDHEAFRELARDFVEKEVVPHYPQWEKGGRMPREVFARMGELGMLGMAIPEEYGGGGEPDYRYNVVLQEEAAKALVTLSTVRTQLEVILPYFLHYANDEQRGRWFPGLASGELLTAIAMTEPGTGSDLAGMRTTAVRDGDDYVVNGAKTFITGGMQADLVVVVARTSTDPDDRRKGLTLLVVEDGMPGFVRGRELEKMGCKVQDTAELSFTDVRVPAANVLGEVDGAFAYLGHNLPQERLTVAVGSVAQARSAIAAAIEYTRTRTAFGTPVASFQNTKFELAACSTDVEAGQAMLDRAVALHVEGELSAPDAARVKLFCTEMQQRVVDRCLQLFGGYGYMTEYPIARLYTDARVARIYAGTSEVMKVIIAKSLGL, encoded by the coding sequence GTGCGCCGAGACCTGTTCACCAACGACCACGAGGCGTTCCGCGAACTCGCGCGGGACTTCGTCGAGAAGGAGGTCGTGCCGCACTACCCGCAGTGGGAGAAGGGCGGCCGGATGCCGCGCGAGGTGTTCGCGCGCATGGGGGAACTCGGCATGCTCGGCATGGCGATCCCCGAGGAGTACGGCGGCGGCGGCGAACCCGACTACCGGTACAACGTGGTGTTGCAGGAGGAGGCCGCGAAGGCCCTGGTGACGCTGTCGACGGTGCGCACCCAGCTCGAGGTGATCCTGCCGTACTTCTTGCACTACGCGAACGACGAGCAGCGCGGTCGGTGGTTCCCCGGGCTGGCGAGCGGCGAGCTGCTGACGGCGATCGCGATGACGGAGCCGGGGACCGGATCGGACCTCGCCGGCATGCGCACCACCGCCGTGCGGGACGGCGACGACTACGTCGTCAACGGCGCCAAGACGTTCATCACCGGCGGCATGCAGGCCGACCTCGTCGTCGTCGTGGCGCGGACGTCCACCGATCCGGACGACCGGCGCAAGGGTCTGACGCTGCTCGTCGTGGAGGACGGCATGCCGGGCTTCGTGCGGGGCCGCGAGCTGGAGAAGATGGGCTGCAAGGTGCAGGACACCGCCGAGTTGTCGTTCACCGACGTCCGGGTGCCCGCGGCCAACGTGCTGGGGGAGGTCGACGGGGCCTTCGCCTACCTCGGCCACAACCTGCCGCAGGAGCGTCTGACCGTGGCGGTCGGGTCGGTGGCGCAGGCCCGCTCGGCGATCGCCGCGGCGATCGAGTACACCCGCACCCGGACGGCGTTCGGCACGCCGGTGGCGTCGTTCCAGAACACCAAGTTCGAGCTGGCGGCGTGCTCCACGGACGTCGAGGCGGGGCAGGCCATGCTCGACCGGGCCGTGGCGCTGCACGTCGAGGGGGAGCTGAGTGCGCCCGACGCGGCGCGGGTGAAGCTCTTCTGCACCGAAATGCAGCAGCGCGTGGTCGATCGCTGTCTGCAGCTGTTCGGCGGCTACGGCTACATGACCGAGTATCCGATCGCCCGGCTGTACACCGACGCCCGTGTGGCCCGCATCTATGCCGGCACCAGCGAGGTCATGAAGGTCATCATCGCCAAGTCCCTCGGCCTCTAG
- a CDS encoding thiolase family protein, translated as MRETVIVGAVRTPVGKRNGGLSDQHAADLSAVVLGELAERTGVDPEVVDDVVWGCVSQVGDQSSNIGRYAVLAAGWPEHIPGTTVNRACGSSQQALDFAVQAVMSGQQDVVVAGGVEVMSRVPLGSARATGMPYGPKVLERYDGFSFNQGICAELIAEKWGFSRARLDEYSARSHERAAAAQDAGAFTDQIVPVFTAGETAGVVTDDEGIRRGTTAEKLAGLKPAFTEDGVIHAGNSSQISDGAAALLVMTAENAVTLGLTPLVRYCAGAVTGADPKLMLTGPIPATEKVLHKAGLALSDIGVFEVNEAFAPVPLAWQVDTGADESKLNPLGGAIALGHPLGASGAVLMTRMIHHMRDNGIRYGLQTMCEGGGTANATIVELLP; from the coding sequence ATGCGGGAGACGGTGATCGTCGGAGCGGTGCGTACGCCGGTCGGCAAGCGCAACGGGGGGCTGTCGGACCAGCACGCGGCCGATCTGTCGGCGGTGGTGCTCGGCGAACTGGCCGAGCGGACGGGCGTCGACCCCGAGGTGGTCGACGACGTCGTGTGGGGGTGCGTGTCGCAGGTGGGGGACCAGTCGAGCAACATCGGCCGGTATGCGGTTCTGGCCGCGGGGTGGCCCGAGCACATCCCCGGCACGACGGTGAACCGGGCGTGCGGGTCGAGCCAGCAGGCCCTCGACTTCGCCGTGCAGGCGGTGATGTCCGGTCAGCAGGACGTCGTGGTTGCCGGCGGCGTGGAGGTGATGAGCCGCGTCCCGCTGGGATCGGCGCGCGCGACCGGCATGCCCTACGGACCGAAGGTGCTGGAGCGCTACGACGGTTTCTCGTTCAACCAGGGCATCTGCGCGGAGCTGATCGCCGAGAAGTGGGGGTTCTCGCGGGCCCGGCTCGACGAATACTCCGCGCGGTCGCACGAACGCGCCGCCGCCGCCCAGGACGCCGGGGCGTTCACCGACCAGATCGTGCCGGTGTTCACCGCGGGCGAGACCGCGGGCGTCGTGACCGACGACGAGGGCATCCGGCGCGGGACGACCGCGGAGAAGCTGGCCGGTCTGAAGCCGGCATTCACCGAGGACGGCGTCATCCACGCCGGCAACTCGTCGCAGATCTCCGACGGCGCGGCGGCGCTGCTCGTCATGACCGCCGAGAACGCCGTCACCCTGGGCCTGACCCCGCTGGTGCGCTACTGCGCCGGTGCCGTGACCGGAGCCGACCCGAAACTGATGCTGACCGGACCGATCCCGGCCACCGAGAAGGTGTTGCACAAGGCCGGTCTGGCGTTGTCGGACATCGGCGTGTTCGAGGTCAACGAGGCGTTCGCGCCCGTGCCGTTGGCCTGGCAGGTCGACACCGGTGCCGACGAGTCGAAGCTCAACCCGCTGGGCGGTGCCATCGCCCTGGGGCATCCGCTGGGCGCGTCCGGCGCCGTGCTGATGACCCGGATGATCCATCACATGCGGGACAACGGGATTCGCTACGGCCTGCAGACCATGTGCGAGGGCGGCGGCACCGCCAACGCCACCATCGTCGAACTGCTGCCCTGA
- a CDS encoding enoyl-CoA hydratase/isomerase family protein translates to MSAALLSSDHQGVRTLTLNRPERKNALDPALWVDLADALRAVRRDPSVRALVLTGAGGAFCSGADIATPETIHPRYKLDRLTDVALALHELAVPTIAKVTGIAVGAGWNLALGCDLVVATPEARFSQTFARRGLSVDLGGSWLLPKLVGLQQAKRLVLLAETIDAAEAHALGLVTWVRAADEVDAFVADLAGRLAAGPPFALAQSKALLNDGADVTLRQALANEARAQPGNFATTDSMEAYAAFAARRDPTFSGSWALYERAADTHEEQS, encoded by the coding sequence ATGAGCGCGGCCCTGCTGTCGTCGGATCACCAAGGCGTCCGGACGCTGACGCTGAACCGTCCCGAGCGCAAGAACGCACTCGACCCCGCGCTGTGGGTCGATCTCGCCGATGCGCTGCGTGCGGTCCGGCGCGACCCGTCGGTGCGAGCGCTGGTGCTCACCGGCGCGGGCGGAGCGTTCTGCTCGGGCGCGGACATCGCCACGCCTGAAACCATCCATCCGCGCTACAAGCTCGACCGGCTGACCGACGTCGCCCTGGCACTGCACGAGTTGGCGGTACCGACCATCGCGAAGGTCACCGGGATCGCCGTCGGCGCCGGCTGGAACCTGGCGCTGGGGTGCGACCTCGTCGTCGCGACGCCCGAGGCGCGGTTCAGCCAGACCTTCGCTCGGCGCGGGCTGTCGGTGGACCTCGGCGGGTCGTGGCTGCTGCCGAAACTCGTTGGGCTGCAACAGGCCAAGCGGCTGGTGCTGCTCGCCGAGACCATCGACGCCGCGGAAGCCCACGCGCTGGGGCTGGTCACCTGGGTGCGCGCCGCCGACGAGGTGGACGCGTTCGTGGCCGATCTCGCCGGTCGACTCGCGGCCGGACCGCCGTTCGCGCTCGCGCAGAGCAAGGCGCTGCTCAACGACGGCGCCGACGTGACACTGCGGCAGGCATTGGCCAACGAGGCCCGCGCCCAGCCCGGTAACTTCGCGACGACCGATTCAATGGAGGCGTACGCCGCGTTCGCCGCCCGACGCGACCCGACGTTCAGTGGCTCGTGGGCTCTGTACGAGCGGGCCGCCGACACACACGAGGAGCAGAGCTGA
- a CDS encoding CaiB/BaiF CoA transferase family protein has product MEQAVAAPMCTRVLADFGARIIKIENPRGGDFARYYDDVVNGPGGMAAHFVWCNRGKESVTLDTKAPAGLDLLHRLLDRADAFVSNLAPGATSRLGLAPADLAERHPHVIPVEIDGYGPGGPISHKRAYDLLVQAEAGSCAVTGNPGMPAKPGPAMADFSTGLYAAISILALLVGRGRRDAAAPAPAVELSLFDVMTDVMGYALTYTQHSGVDQQPLGVGSPAVAPYGAFDTRDGQTVVLGTTNDREWQRVARDVIDRPDLADDPRLATNPGRCAHRDVVSEAIATWCAQHDLAHVQDVADRAGIGNARYNLPSEVVAHPQLAARDRWRTVATPVGDIQALRPPPVITGFDQPMGAIPGLGEHTDAVLTEIGVSAAELAALRADGVIGPAHR; this is encoded by the coding sequence ATGGAACAGGCCGTCGCCGCGCCGATGTGCACGCGCGTGCTGGCCGACTTCGGGGCCCGGATCATCAAGATCGAGAACCCCCGCGGTGGCGACTTCGCCCGGTACTACGACGACGTGGTCAACGGGCCGGGCGGAATGGCCGCGCACTTCGTCTGGTGCAACCGCGGCAAGGAGTCGGTCACCCTCGACACGAAGGCGCCGGCGGGCCTCGACCTGCTGCACCGCCTGCTCGACCGCGCCGACGCGTTCGTCTCGAACCTCGCTCCCGGCGCGACCTCGCGCCTCGGCCTGGCCCCGGCCGATCTCGCCGAGCGGCACCCGCACGTGATCCCGGTCGAGATCGACGGCTACGGCCCCGGCGGTCCGATCTCGCACAAGCGCGCCTACGACCTGCTGGTGCAGGCCGAGGCGGGTTCGTGCGCCGTCACCGGCAATCCCGGCATGCCGGCCAAACCCGGTCCTGCGATGGCGGACTTCAGCACCGGCCTCTACGCGGCCATCTCGATCCTGGCGCTGCTCGTCGGCCGGGGGCGGCGGGACGCCGCGGCGCCGGCGCCCGCCGTCGAGCTGAGCCTCTTCGACGTGATGACCGACGTGATGGGCTATGCGCTCACCTACACCCAGCACTCCGGCGTCGACCAGCAACCGCTCGGCGTCGGCTCGCCCGCGGTGGCGCCCTACGGCGCCTTCGACACCCGCGACGGACAGACGGTGGTGCTCGGCACCACCAACGACCGCGAGTGGCAGCGGGTGGCGCGCGACGTCATCGACCGGCCCGACCTCGCCGACGATCCGCGGCTGGCGACGAACCCGGGCCGCTGCGCGCACCGCGACGTCGTGTCCGAGGCCATCGCCACCTGGTGCGCGCAACACGATCTCGCGCACGTCCAGGACGTCGCGGACCGGGCGGGGATCGGCAATGCGCGCTACAACCTGCCCAGCGAGGTGGTGGCGCACCCGCAACTGGCCGCCCGCGACCGGTGGCGCACCGTCGCCACGCCGGTCGGGGACATCCAGGCGCTGCGTCCGCCGCCGGTGATCACCGGCTTCGACCAGCCGATGGGCGCGATCCCGGGCCTCGGCGAGCACACCGACGCCGTACTGACCGAAATCGGGGTCAGCGCTGCGGAATTGGCCGCTCTGCGCGCCGACGGCGTGATCGGCCCGGCGCACCGATGA
- a CDS encoding SDR family NAD(P)-dependent oxidoreductase yields the protein MGYFDLSGRSALVTGAAGGIGSAVAAALAEAGAAVLVTDLDGDAAAAVARRITDAGGTADGVALDVSDRAAADDAAARAAALAGGALHVVINNAGVTRPAMFDKTTAESFQLLFDVHVLGAFNVTQAALPHIPTDGTGRIVNVTSAAGLTGTLGQVNYSVAKAGIIGFTKSLARELATKRIAVNALAPLAATPMTETIRTNEKFAATMMNRIPMKRWADPAEVAGAFVFMASDAASYVTGQVLPVDGGMVM from the coding sequence ATGGGGTACTTCGACTTGTCCGGGCGCTCGGCGCTGGTCACCGGCGCCGCGGGCGGCATCGGCTCGGCAGTGGCGGCGGCGTTGGCCGAGGCCGGCGCGGCGGTGCTGGTCACCGATCTCGACGGTGACGCGGCCGCTGCGGTGGCTCGGCGCATCACCGACGCGGGGGGCACGGCCGACGGCGTCGCCCTCGACGTGTCCGATCGGGCCGCCGCGGACGACGCGGCCGCCCGCGCGGCGGCCCTGGCGGGCGGCGCGCTGCACGTGGTGATCAACAACGCCGGCGTGACCCGGCCGGCGATGTTCGACAAGACCACCGCGGAGTCGTTCCAACTGCTGTTCGACGTCCACGTCCTGGGCGCATTCAACGTCACGCAGGCCGCCCTGCCGCACATCCCCACCGACGGCACCGGACGCATCGTCAACGTCACGTCGGCGGCCGGCCTCACGGGCACCCTGGGACAGGTCAACTACTCCGTCGCCAAGGCCGGCATCATCGGCTTCACCAAGTCGCTGGCGCGCGAACTCGCCACCAAGCGCATCGCGGTGAACGCCCTGGCGCCGCTCGCCGCGACGCCGATGACCGAGACGATCCGCACCAACGAGAAGTTCGCCGCCACCATGATGAACCGCATCCCGATGAAGCGGTGGGCCGATCCCGCCGAGGTCGCGGGTGCGTTCGTGTTCATGGCGTCCGACGCCGCCTCGTACGTCACCGGGCAGGTGCTGCCGGTCGACGGCGGCATGGTGATGTGA
- a CDS encoding acyl-CoA dehydrogenase family protein translates to MSFELTEDQQLIRKSVAELAARFDDHYWMTKDQNHEFPREFYDAIASGGWLGMTIPEAYGGHGLGITEATLLLEEVARSGGAMNAASAIHLSIFGMQPVVKHGSEELKARTLPRIVDGDLHVCFGVTEPGAGLDTSRITTFARREGDAYRVNGRKVWISKALESEKVLLLTRTETPDELVARGAKKTDGMTLFLTDLDRDHVDIRPIKKMGRNAVSSNELFIDDLMVPVEDRVGEEGQGFRYILDGLNPERMLIAAEALGIGRVALEKAVKYGNERVVFNRPIGMNQGLQFPLADSLARLDAAELVLRKATWLYDNGKPCAREANTAKYLCADAGFGAADRALQLHGGMGYSEEYHVSRYFRESRLMKIAPVSQEMVLNFLGEHVLGLPRSY, encoded by the coding sequence ATGAGCTTCGAGCTGACCGAGGATCAACAGCTGATCCGCAAGTCCGTCGCCGAACTGGCGGCCAGGTTCGACGATCACTATTGGATGACCAAGGACCAGAACCACGAATTTCCCAGGGAGTTCTATGACGCCATCGCCTCGGGCGGCTGGCTCGGCATGACCATTCCCGAGGCCTACGGCGGCCACGGTCTCGGCATCACCGAGGCGACGCTGCTGCTCGAGGAGGTCGCCCGCTCCGGCGGCGCCATGAACGCCGCCAGCGCCATCCACCTGTCGATCTTCGGCATGCAGCCGGTGGTCAAGCACGGGTCCGAGGAACTCAAGGCCCGCACGCTGCCACGCATCGTCGACGGCGATCTGCACGTGTGCTTCGGCGTCACCGAACCCGGTGCCGGACTGGACACCTCGCGGATCACGACCTTCGCCCGGCGCGAGGGTGACGCCTACCGCGTCAACGGTCGCAAGGTGTGGATCTCCAAGGCACTGGAGTCGGAGAAGGTCCTGCTGCTGACCCGCACCGAGACCCCCGACGAGCTGGTGGCCCGTGGCGCGAAGAAGACCGACGGGATGACGCTGTTCCTCACCGACCTCGACCGCGACCACGTCGACATCCGTCCCATCAAGAAGATGGGCCGCAACGCCGTCAGCTCCAACGAGTTGTTCATCGACGACCTGATGGTGCCGGTCGAGGACCGGGTCGGCGAGGAGGGCCAGGGTTTTCGGTACATCCTCGACGGACTCAACCCGGAACGCATGCTCATCGCCGCCGAGGCGCTCGGCATCGGCCGGGTGGCGCTCGAAAAGGCGGTCAAGTACGGCAACGAGCGCGTGGTGTTCAACCGGCCGATCGGCATGAACCAGGGTCTGCAGTTCCCGCTCGCGGACTCGCTGGCCCGCCTGGACGCCGCCGAACTCGTGCTCCGCAAGGCGACGTGGCTCTACGACAACGGCAAACCCTGTGCGCGCGAGGCGAATACGGCGAAGTACCTGTGCGCCGACGCCGGCTTCGGCGCGGCCGACCGTGCGCTGCAACTGCACGGCGGCATGGGCTACTCCGAGGAGTACCACGTGTCGCGCTACTTCCGTGAGTCCCGATTGATGAAGATCGCCCCGGTCAGCCAGGAGATGGTGCTGAACTTCCTCGGCGAGCACGTCCTGGGTCTGCCCCGTAGCTACTGA
- a CDS encoding amidohydrolase family protein, with product MNKDDMILISVDDHIVEPPDMFRNHLSAKYRDEAPRLVHNADGSDTWQFRDIVIPNVALNAVAGRPKEEYGLEPQGLDEIRKGCYDVDERVKDMNAGGILGSMCFPSFPGFAGRLFATEDPEFSLALVQAYNDWHVEEWCGAYPARFIPMTLPVIWDPVACAAEIRRNAARGVHSLTFSENPSAMGYPSFHDFDYWKPMWDALVDTDTVLNVHIGSSGRLAITAPDAPMDVMITLQPMNIVQAAADLLWSRPIKEYPDLKIALSEGGTGWIPYFLERVDRTYEMHSTWTGQDFKGKLPSEVFRDHFLTCFIADPVGVATRHQIGVDNICWEADYPHSDSMWPGAPEQLDEVLKANDVPDGEIDKMTYENAMRWYHWDPFTHISREQATVGALRKAAEGHDVSVRALSHKEKTGANFADFAANAKSLTGNKD from the coding sequence GTGAACAAGGACGACATGATCTTGATCTCGGTGGACGACCACATCGTCGAACCGCCGGACATGTTCCGCAACCACCTGTCCGCCAAGTACCGCGACGAGGCGCCACGCCTGGTGCACAACGCCGACGGCTCGGACACCTGGCAGTTCCGTGACATCGTCATCCCCAACGTCGCCCTGAACGCGGTTGCCGGTCGGCCCAAGGAGGAATACGGCCTCGAGCCCCAGGGCCTCGACGAGATCCGCAAGGGCTGTTACGACGTGGACGAGCGCGTCAAGGACATGAATGCCGGCGGCATCCTCGGGTCGATGTGCTTCCCGTCGTTCCCGGGCTTCGCGGGCCGGCTGTTCGCGACCGAGGACCCGGAGTTCTCGCTGGCACTGGTGCAGGCGTACAACGACTGGCACGTCGAGGAGTGGTGCGGGGCCTACCCGGCCCGCTTCATCCCCATGACCCTGCCGGTGATCTGGGATCCGGTGGCGTGCGCAGCGGAGATCCGCCGCAACGCCGCCCGCGGCGTGCACTCGCTGACCTTCTCCGAGAACCCCTCGGCCATGGGCTATCCCAGCTTCCACGACTTCGACTACTGGAAGCCGATGTGGGACGCGCTCGTCGACACCGACACCGTCCTGAACGTGCACATCGGTTCGTCGGGCCGGCTGGCGATCACGGCGCCCGACGCGCCGATGGACGTGATGATCACCCTGCAGCCCATGAACATCGTGCAGGCCGCCGCGGACCTGCTCTGGTCGCGCCCCATCAAGGAGTACCCCGACCTGAAGATCGCCCTGAGCGAGGGTGGCACCGGGTGGATCCCGTACTTCCTCGAGCGCGTCGACCGCACTTACGAGATGCACTCGACCTGGACCGGTCAGGACTTCAAGGGCAAGCTGCCCAGCGAGGTGTTCCGCGACCACTTCCTGACGTGCTTCATCGCCGATCCGGTCGGCGTCGCCACCCGGCATCAGATCGGCGTCGACAACATCTGCTGGGAAGCCGACTACCCGCACTCGGACTCGATGTGGCCCGGTGCGCCCGAGCAGCTCGACGAGGTGCTCAAGGCCAACGACGTCCCCGACGGCGAGATCGACAAGATGACCTACGAGAACGCGATGCGGTGGTACCACTGGGATCCGTTCACGCACATCAGCCGTGAGCAGGCGACCGTGGGTGCGCTGCGCAAGGCGGCCGAGGGGCACGACGTCAGCGTCCGTGCGCTGTCGCACAAGGAGAAGACCGGAGCGAACTTCGCCGACTTCGCGGCGAACGCCAAGTCGTTGACCGGTAACAAGGACTAG
- a CDS encoding carboxymuconolactone decarboxylase family protein: MRVAPLQAEEWDDDVVKALSVMVSPDRIERRDAGSALAVLARHPKLTRAFLRFNGYLLFASTLPPRLRELAILRVAHRRSCTYEWLHHVEMGGEVGLTADVIDGIQRGEATDPLDAAVLAAVDELEETSNVADATWAALAEHLDERQRMDLVFTVGSYGLLAMAFNTFGVVPEQEM, encoded by the coding sequence GTGCGCGTGGCGCCCTTGCAGGCCGAGGAGTGGGACGACGACGTCGTCAAGGCACTGTCGGTGATGGTGTCCCCGGACCGCATCGAGCGGCGCGACGCCGGCAGCGCGTTGGCCGTCCTCGCCCGCCACCCGAAGCTGACCCGCGCCTTCCTGCGGTTCAACGGCTATCTGCTCTTCGCCTCGACGCTGCCACCGCGGCTGCGCGAACTGGCCATCCTGCGCGTCGCACACCGGCGATCGTGCACCTACGAGTGGCTGCACCACGTCGAGATGGGTGGCGAGGTCGGCCTGACCGCCGACGTCATCGACGGCATCCAGCGGGGCGAGGCCACCGATCCCCTCGACGCCGCGGTGCTCGCCGCCGTCGACGAACTCGAGGAGACGTCCAACGTGGCCGACGCCACCTGGGCGGCCCTCGCCGAGCACCTCGACGAGCGTCAGCGCATGGACCTCGTCTTCACCGTCGGTTCGTACGGCCTTCTCGCGATGGCCTTCAACACCTTTGGCGTAGTACCGGAACAGGAGATGTGA
- a CDS encoding aromatic ring-hydroxylating oxygenase subunit alpha, producing MPFFPKPDAGSWTENWPELGTAPVNYEDSIDPEHWKLEQQAIFRKTWLQMGRIELIPKKGRYITRELPSVGPGVSIIIVNDGDEIRAFYNMCRHRGNKLVWNDYPGEEVSGTCRQFVCKYHAWRYDLKGNLTFIQQEGEFFDVDKADYPLKSVRCEVWEGFVFVNFDDDAEPLEDYLGDFGRGLKGYPFHEMTEHYSYRSEVKANWKLFIDAFTEFYHAPILHMKQAEKAEAEKLANFGFEALAYDIKGDHSMVSSWGGMSPPKDLNMVKPIERILHSGLFGPWDRPDIEGILPDELPPAINPGRHKTWGTDSFEFFPNWTLLFWAPGWYLTYNYWPTGVDSHIFEADLYFVPPKNLRQRLSQELAAVTFKEYAFQDANTLEATQTQIGTRAVLDFPLCDQEILLRHLHMTAHQYVDRYKAEQAARSNGTSNGAANGAKASEKEQVNV from the coding sequence ATGCCCTTCTTCCCCAAGCCCGACGCGGGTAGCTGGACCGAGAACTGGCCCGAACTGGGGACCGCGCCGGTCAACTACGAGGACTCGATCGACCCCGAGCACTGGAAGCTGGAGCAGCAGGCCATCTTCCGCAAGACCTGGCTGCAGATGGGTCGGATCGAACTCATCCCCAAGAAGGGCCGCTACATCACCCGCGAGCTGCCCTCGGTCGGCCCTGGCGTGTCGATCATCATCGTCAACGACGGCGACGAGATCCGGGCGTTCTACAACATGTGCCGTCATCGCGGCAACAAGCTGGTGTGGAACGACTACCCCGGCGAGGAGGTCTCCGGTACCTGCCGCCAGTTCGTCTGCAAGTACCACGCCTGGCGGTACGACCTGAAGGGGAACCTGACCTTCATCCAGCAGGAGGGCGAGTTCTTCGACGTCGACAAGGCGGATTACCCGCTCAAGTCGGTGCGGTGCGAGGTGTGGGAGGGCTTCGTCTTCGTGAACTTCGACGACGACGCCGAGCCCCTGGAGGACTACCTGGGTGACTTCGGCCGGGGCTTGAAGGGCTACCCGTTCCACGAGATGACCGAGCACTACAGCTACCGCTCCGAGGTCAAGGCGAACTGGAAGCTGTTCATCGACGCGTTCACCGAGTTCTACCACGCGCCGATCCTGCACATGAAGCAGGCGGAGAAGGCCGAGGCCGAGAAGCTGGCCAACTTCGGCTTCGAGGCGCTGGCCTACGACATCAAGGGCGACCACTCGATGGTGTCGTCGTGGGGCGGGATGAGCCCGCCGAAGGACCTGAACATGGTCAAGCCCATCGAGCGCATCCTGCACAGCGGGCTGTTCGGTCCCTGGGACCGGCCCGACATCGAGGGCATCCTGCCCGACGAGCTACCACCGGCCATCAACCCCGGCCGCCACAAGACTTGGGGCACCGACTCGTTCGAGTTCTTCCCGAACTGGACCCTGCTGTTCTGGGCCCCGGGCTGGTACCTCACCTACAACTACTGGCCCACCGGCGTGGACAGCCACATCTTCGAGGCCGACCTGTACTTCGTGCCGCCGAAGAACCTCCGCCAGCGACTCTCCCAGGAGCTCGCCGCGGTGACGTTCAAGGAGTACGCGTTCCAGGACGCCAACACCCTGGAGGCCACCCAGACCCAGATCGGCACCCGCGCGGTGCTCGACTTCCCGCTGTGCGACCAGGAGATCCTGCTGCGCCATCTGCACATGACCGCTCACCAGTACGTCGACCGCTACAAGGCCGAGCAGGCAGCCAGATCCAACGGGACGAGCAACGGCGCCGCCAATGGCGCGAAGGCGTCGGAGAAGGAGCAGGTGAATGTCTAA